In a genomic window of uncultured Flavobacterium sp.:
- a CDS encoding T9SS type A sorting domain-containing protein yields MKKTLLCFLFLFTTVFYAQINDIEHCYGDSQFNLKINESVLLDNLNPAETTISYHLSSQDANANTNAIAQPTAYTSLAASTAIYARIDNNGTVNIKSFNLKVYQELISTAITTPVRCYGQNDGTLTVVPSGGKTPYAYSLDGGPFTIYNGNPIANFLNLSSGNHIVIVKDALGCVAMPQPVQIHEPAVLLALTSIDNQNAIITATGGTVPYQYSLNGANYQASNIFSNITPGSYSFYVRDSNGCLTTVPLTVSPPLNVAVAVTKEADCNSGATITINATGGQPQYSYSINGGITYQTQNFFINIPPGNYTVKVRDAANTVSSETPIVIRTPSPIAVNTSIKPIDCISNAIVTVSATGGQGPYFYSLDGGITYVTNNTFSNILAGTYRIVVKDQKNCISSLLNVAIQPFSPLSATASNTQLVCAKDKSTLTINANGGQFPYQYALDNNPYSAGNVYPNLSPGTYTIRVKDANNCLYTLVSNIIQPTPIYPDILVQGQTLTLNGQAGTAPYEYSVDFAAYQSGNVFSNLSPGIHIVRLKDSKGCESFDFSARIEDLQPLTSTAVITKTLDCMSGATIVANATGGQPPYTYSLNGTTPYQSNNTFANILTGTFTIRVKDALNNISNSNQVTITPPANVIATAAVTPADCMNNATIVVTAIGGQAPYTYSRDNGITYNVSNVFTNVSPGTYRIIVKDSKGCTSSSVSTTIQPLIPLIITATNTSTFCNGAGDASITINASGGKAPYQYSLNNGAYSSSNTYTGLIAGVYTLTVRDALGCMATISYVITQPTALIANISTSGSEITVTASGGTAPYQYSLDGNSFQSSNVLRALVSGNYLVQVKDAKGCTTIFATNIVVPDPLTSSVVITKELDCMSGALITVNAAGGQPPYVYSINGGISYQTTNTFSNISAGTYTVKVRDAANTFSNSNTIVVNNPTPVNATTFVTQTDCTGMATIRVQAIGGQAPYFYSLNGGVYASADTFYNLSPGNYAITVKDSNGCLSSTLVTTIQPVVPLVITATNTSISCNGGADASLTINSSGGQAPYQYSINNGAYSSNNTFTGLISGTYSIKVRDAVGCASTIDYVITQPTVLTAVLTTSGSEITITASGGTAPYQYSLDGNSYQSSNVLRASVSGNYLVQVKDSQGCIATFATVIEVSDSLTSTAVITKTLDCVSNATIAVTASGGQSPYAYSVDGGGTYQSGNIFTDLIEGTYNIIVKDAANTISNTSTIVINPAKKLNAYISISKPLDCNGSAILTATVIGGTPPYLYSVDNEPYVSSNNFNKNAGTYTVNVKDAAGCIYSSTLTVAPYRNLTMSPQIVNAQCYGSSDGSIVILVNGGVAPYMFSVGSGYQSSNVFKNLAAGTYVAYVKDKLGCLFFTSVKINQPTAIAIKANITNAICYGSATGAIDVTASGGTSPYSYAIDGSVYSANKTFTSLTGGVHNVSVKDSRGCIVSYSATISQPNALTLGIDIKSLNNDGAIGGLIKLNPTGGKAPYLYSVRNDTRGIQVSLNQNIKIYSGMTEGSYTFSVTDANGCKTTIDNVIVKITNPIILSAVKTPISCIKNASLIVTASGGVVPYLYSYDGGVTYTSSNPGRTNLTPGTFSILLKDAIGNEAQTHYTVKAYDAVKTTATVTYETADGYVDGVITMSTINGVAPYTYKVKNSATGKVIFDNSLSVGYVGLPEGTYSITAKDANGCESQSVDATLVLPGPISISISNVSPITCENPGESLTLNATGGTAPYLYSFNAGVTYRTINSVANLQSGGNYIFYAKDALGNTSRITYKVKTFVPLTLDLTKTDVNCNGAQDGTIVANVAGGTAPYTYSLGTVFTSSKVFNNLSAGSYNVTVKDAAGCTTISKITIVEPTLLSVSTTVVNATDTNGGKITVTTFGGGTAPYTYSLQNNNGTIVIPQQTSNVFTDLTPGSYSVKVTDSRGCIFLQSGINILSPSPLLATYTIIPLSCDNPAIISVIAAGGTAPYTYSFDNGITYSTSNLFSTFAPGNYEIKVRDVQNNITSLVAVLSPLSPLSIVATIVSPITCVQNGIITATVSGGQAPYDYSINGGPFQTSNIFNVPAGTHIISARDVNGCSSVVVAVELKQPEPLVASINVEGHTATITVTGGLAPYLYAISPNLNAFTPNNTFTNLEVGNYSAIVQDASGCYVTFDFAIEPPAPLVEGKDATTIEFKPGQTLADLIVEGENIQWYSSQNPSGGKNSKINETPLPLTTVLVDGVTYYASQTINGIESKDRLAVTAKLNGALSTPDFILPNFKYYPNPVKHLLTINNTSVIDEIEIYAVSGENVLSKKIDNDRADIDLSNVSSGFYFLKVKAEGQVKIVKLVKK; encoded by the coding sequence ATGAAAAAAACATTACTTTGTTTTCTTTTCTTATTTACAACTGTTTTTTATGCTCAGATCAATGATATAGAACATTGTTATGGAGATAGTCAGTTTAATTTAAAGATTAACGAGTCGGTTTTGCTTGATAATTTAAATCCTGCTGAAACTACTATTAGTTATCACCTTAGTTCTCAGGATGCAAATGCCAATACAAATGCAATTGCTCAACCAACAGCTTATACTAGTCTGGCAGCGTCTACGGCTATTTATGCCAGAATAGATAATAACGGAACAGTTAATATTAAGTCTTTTAATTTAAAAGTATATCAAGAGTTGATATCTACAGCTATTACAACACCTGTTCGTTGTTATGGGCAAAATGATGGTACTTTGACTGTTGTTCCATCGGGAGGAAAAACGCCTTATGCTTATAGTTTAGATGGTGGTCCTTTTACGATTTATAATGGTAATCCTATAGCTAATTTTCTTAATTTATCTTCTGGAAATCATATCGTAATTGTAAAAGACGCTTTAGGCTGTGTTGCGATGCCTCAGCCAGTTCAGATTCATGAACCTGCGGTTTTATTAGCTTTGACATCTATTGACAATCAAAATGCAATTATTACAGCTACGGGAGGAACAGTTCCTTATCAATATTCATTAAACGGAGCGAATTATCAGGCTTCTAATATTTTTTCAAATATAACGCCTGGAAGCTATAGTTTTTATGTACGAGATTCTAATGGCTGCCTGACAACTGTACCGTTAACTGTCTCACCTCCTTTGAATGTTGCAGTTGCTGTTACTAAAGAAGCTGATTGCAATTCCGGCGCTACAATAACGATTAATGCCACTGGTGGTCAACCTCAATATTCATATTCAATAAACGGAGGAATAACCTATCAGACTCAAAATTTTTTCATCAATATACCTCCGGGAAATTATACTGTAAAAGTAAGAGATGCGGCAAATACAGTTTCAAGTGAAACTCCAATAGTAATACGTACACCTTCTCCAATAGCTGTAAATACTTCTATTAAACCTATAGATTGTATTAGTAATGCTATTGTAACTGTTTCGGCTACTGGAGGACAAGGTCCTTACTTTTATTCTCTTGATGGCGGAATAACTTATGTTACTAATAATACTTTTTCTAATATTCTTGCCGGTACTTATCGTATCGTTGTAAAAGATCAAAAAAATTGTATTTCTTCACTTTTAAATGTTGCAATACAACCGTTTTCGCCTTTAAGCGCGACGGCTTCAAATACTCAGCTAGTATGTGCCAAGGATAAATCTACATTAACAATCAATGCTAATGGTGGTCAATTTCCATATCAATACGCATTAGATAATAATCCTTATAGTGCTGGTAATGTTTATCCAAACCTTAGTCCCGGAACTTATACTATCAGAGTAAAAGATGCCAATAATTGTCTATATACATTAGTATCTAATATTATACAGCCAACGCCTATATATCCTGATATTCTTGTTCAGGGGCAAACTTTAACTCTAAATGGTCAGGCGGGAACTGCTCCATATGAATACTCTGTAGATTTTGCAGCTTATCAGTCTGGCAATGTTTTTTCAAATTTGAGCCCTGGAATTCATATTGTGCGTCTTAAAGATTCTAAAGGATGTGAGTCCTTTGACTTTTCGGCTCGTATTGAAGACTTACAACCTTTGACTTCGACGGCAGTTATTACAAAAACATTAGATTGTATGAGTGGGGCTACAATAGTGGCTAATGCAACAGGTGGACAACCTCCTTATACTTATTCTCTAAACGGAACAACTCCATATCAATCAAATAATACTTTTGCGAATATACTTACGGGAACTTTTACTATAAGAGTAAAGGATGCTTTAAATAATATTTCGAATTCAAATCAGGTTACTATAACTCCGCCTGCTAACGTAATTGCTACTGCAGCTGTTACACCGGCAGATTGTATGAATAATGCAACAATAGTGGTAACGGCAATAGGAGGACAAGCTCCTTATACTTATTCTAGAGACAATGGAATAACTTATAATGTTAGTAATGTTTTTACTAATGTTTCGCCTGGCACTTACAGAATTATTGTAAAAGACAGTAAAGGTTGTACTTCTTCATCTGTAAGTACAACAATACAACCTCTTATACCTTTAATTATAACTGCTACAAATACATCGACATTCTGTAATGGTGCTGGTGATGCTTCTATAACTATTAACGCTTCCGGTGGAAAAGCTCCTTATCAATACTCTTTAAATAACGGTGCTTACTCAAGCAGTAATACCTATACGGGACTTATTGCGGGGGTTTATACGCTAACAGTAAGAGACGCTCTGGGTTGTATGGCAACAATTAGTTATGTTATCACTCAACCAACTGCTTTAATTGCCAACATATCAACTTCAGGCTCAGAAATAACGGTAACGGCTTCTGGAGGAACTGCTCCTTATCAATATTCTTTGGATGGAAATAGTTTTCAAAGCAGTAATGTTCTTAGGGCTTTGGTTTCAGGAAATTATCTTGTACAAGTAAAAGATGCTAAAGGTTGTACTACAATATTTGCGACAAATATTGTGGTTCCGGATCCTTTAACTTCTTCAGTAGTTATTACTAAAGAATTAGATTGTATGAGTGGTGCTTTGATAACGGTTAATGCTGCCGGAGGTCAACCTCCATATGTATACTCAATAAACGGTGGAATATCTTATCAGACGACTAATACTTTTAGTAACATATCTGCCGGAACATACACGGTAAAAGTACGAGATGCTGCAAATACGTTTTCAAATTCAAATACAATTGTAGTAAATAATCCTACTCCTGTAAATGCGACTACATTTGTTACTCAAACGGATTGTACCGGTATGGCAACAATAAGAGTTCAGGCAATTGGCGGGCAAGCTCCTTATTTTTACTCTCTTAATGGTGGAGTTTATGCATCTGCCGATACTTTTTATAATCTTTCTCCGGGCAATTATGCAATAACGGTAAAAGATAGTAATGGTTGCCTTTCTTCAACTCTAGTTACAACAATACAGCCTGTTGTGCCTTTAGTTATAACTGCTACAAATACTTCGATATCCTGTAATGGAGGTGCTGATGCTTCCTTAACTATTAACTCTTCTGGCGGACAAGCTCCTTATCAATACTCTATAAATAATGGTGCTTACTCAAGTAATAATACCTTTACGGGACTTATCTCGGGAACTTATTCAATAAAAGTTAGAGACGCTGTGGGTTGTGCATCAACTATTGATTATGTTATCACTCAACCAACTGTTTTAACTGCGGTTTTAACGACTTCTGGTTCGGAAATAACGATAACGGCTTCTGGAGGAACTGCTCCTTATCAATATTCTTTGGATGGAAACAGTTATCAAAGCAGCAATGTTCTTAGGGCTTCGGTTTCGGGAAATTATCTTGTACAAGTAAAAGATTCTCAAGGCTGTATCGCAACATTTGCGACAGTTATTGAGGTTTCGGATTCTTTAACTTCTACAGCAGTTATTACAAAAACGTTAGATTGTGTTAGTAACGCAACAATAGCTGTTACTGCTAGCGGAGGGCAATCTCCTTATGCCTATTCTGTAGATGGCGGAGGAACTTATCAATCTGGCAATATCTTTACTGACCTTATTGAAGGAACGTATAATATAATTGTAAAAGATGCTGCAAATACAATTTCAAACACAAGTACAATTGTAATAAATCCAGCTAAAAAGTTAAATGCATATATTTCTATATCGAAACCACTTGATTGTAATGGTAGTGCAATACTTACAGCTACTGTAATTGGCGGAACTCCTCCATATCTGTATTCAGTAGATAATGAGCCATATGTTTCGAGTAATAACTTTAACAAAAATGCCGGTACTTATACTGTAAATGTTAAAGATGCTGCGGGATGCATTTATTCAAGCACTTTAACTGTGGCGCCATATCGTAATTTAACTATGTCTCCTCAAATTGTAAATGCCCAGTGTTACGGCAGTAGTGATGGTTCTATAGTAATTTTGGTAAATGGTGGGGTTGCTCCTTATATGTTTTCAGTTGGATCGGGATATCAATCTAGTAATGTCTTTAAAAATTTAGCTGCAGGTACTTATGTCGCTTATGTAAAAGACAAACTAGGATGTCTTTTCTTTACATCTGTAAAAATTAACCAACCAACAGCTATAGCTATTAAAGCAAATATTACCAATGCGATCTGTTATGGTTCGGCAACGGGAGCAATAGACGTAACTGCTTCGGGTGGTACATCGCCTTATAGTTATGCTATAGATGGTAGTGTGTATTCAGCAAATAAAACTTTCACTTCTTTGACCGGAGGCGTTCATAATGTTTCTGTTAAAGATAGCAGAGGATGTATTGTTTCCTATTCTGCAACAATTTCTCAACCAAATGCTTTGACACTTGGTATTGATATTAAGTCTTTAAATAATGATGGTGCAATTGGCGGACTTATAAAATTAAATCCTACCGGAGGGAAAGCTCCTTATCTTTATTCGGTAAGAAATGACACGAGAGGAATACAAGTATCACTAAATCAAAATATCAAAATCTATAGCGGCATGACTGAAGGTTCATACACTTTTAGCGTTACAGATGCGAATGGTTGTAAAACTACTATTGATAATGTAATTGTTAAGATAACAAATCCAATTATATTAAGTGCTGTTAAAACTCCTATTAGCTGTATCAAAAATGCTTCTTTGATTGTAACGGCTTCCGGAGGTGTTGTTCCATATCTTTATTCTTATGATGGAGGTGTCACCTATACAAGTAGTAATCCGGGACGAACTAATTTGACTCCCGGTACTTTTTCAATATTATTGAAGGATGCAATTGGTAATGAAGCGCAAACTCATTATACTGTCAAAGCATACGATGCAGTAAAAACAACTGCTACCGTTACATACGAAACAGCCGACGGTTATGTTGATGGAGTAATAACAATGAGCACTATCAATGGTGTTGCTCCATATACATATAAAGTTAAAAATAGTGCTACAGGTAAAGTAATATTTGATAATTCGCTTTCTGTAGGCTATGTCGGATTACCGGAAGGAACTTATTCTATAACTGCTAAAGATGCTAACGGTTGTGAGTCTCAAAGTGTCGACGCCACGCTTGTACTTCCGGGACCAATTTCGATAAGTATAAGCAATGTTAGTCCTATTACTTGTGAAAATCCTGGGGAAAGTTTAACGCTTAACGCAACAGGAGGTACAGCGCCATATCTTTATTCGTTTAATGCAGGTGTGACCTATAGAACAATTAATAGTGTTGCAAATTTACAATCAGGTGGGAATTATATTTTTTATGCAAAAGATGCTCTTGGTAATACAAGCAGGATTACTTATAAAGTAAAAACATTTGTTCCGTTAACACTTGATTTGACTAAAACTGACGTAAATTGCAACGGAGCTCAAGATGGTACAATAGTAGCAAATGTAGCTGGAGGAACTGCTCCTTATACTTATTCTTTGGGAACTGTATTTACATCTTCTAAAGTTTTTAATAATTTATCTGCCGGATCATATAATGTAACCGTTAAAGATGCTGCAGGATGTACTACGATTTCAAAAATAACAATAGTAGAACCTACTCTTTTATCAGTATCAACAACCGTTGTAAATGCAACAGATACTAATGGTGGAAAAATTACTGTTACTACTTTCGGAGGAGGAACTGCTCCTTATACTTATTCGCTTCAGAATAATAATGGAACAATTGTGATTCCGCAACAAACTTCTAATGTTTTCACAGATTTAACACCGGGATCGTATTCCGTAAAGGTGACTGATTCACGTGGATGTATATTTTTACAATCAGGAATTAATATTTTATCACCATCTCCTCTTTTGGCAACCTATACCATAATTCCTTTAAGTTGTGATAATCCAGCAATCATATCAGTAATTGCAGCTGGAGGAACTGCTCCTTATACCTATTCTTTTGACAATGGAATTACCTATTCAACTTCAAACCTATTTTCTACTTTCGCTCCAGGAAATTACGAGATAAAAGTACGTGATGTCCAAAATAATATCACTTCGCTAGTTGCTGTTTTATCGCCGTTAAGTCCTTTAAGTATAGTAGCGACAATTGTCTCACCAATAACTTGTGTTCAAAATGGAATAATAACAGCTACTGTTTCTGGTGGTCAAGCTCCATATGATTATTCAATAAATGGTGGTCCATTTCAAACCAGTAATATTTTTAATGTCCCTGCAGGCACTCATATTATATCTGCCAGAGACGTTAACGGATGTTCTTCTGTAGTGGTCGCTGTAGAATTAAAACAACCGGAGCCTCTGGTTGCTTCTATAAATGTAGAAGGTCACACAGCAACAATTACTGTCACTGGTGGTCTGGCTCCTTATTTATATGCTATTTCGCCAAATTTGAATGCATTCACACCAAATAATACATTCACAAATTTAGAAGTTGGTAATTACAGTGCAATTGTTCAGGATGCAAGCGGATGCTATGTTACCTTCGATTTTGCCATTGAACCTCCTGCTCCTTTGGTTGAAGGAAAAGATGCAACTACTATTGAATTTAAGCCCGGACAAACTTTAGCAGATTTAATCGTTGAAGGAGAAAATATTCAATGGTATAGCAGTCAAAATCCTTCTGGTGGGAAGAACAGTAAAATAAATGAAACTCCATTGCCATTAA
- a CDS encoding retropepsin-like aspartic protease, with protein sequence MENLHEILKKENYKKIKFKVTKTQHLLVKAKINGVSGNFILDTGASNSCVGFESIERFELTAKKSKTKASGAGGTGMKTQISAHNKLQLGSWKNTDFGIVIFDLSHVNEALESFKAKPVHGIIGADVLLEGKGIIDYYNHYLYLKL encoded by the coding sequence ATGGAAAATCTTCACGAGATTCTCAAAAAAGAGAATTACAAAAAAATAAAATTCAAAGTTACCAAAACACAACACCTTTTAGTAAAAGCAAAAATCAACGGTGTTTCCGGAAATTTTATCTTAGATACGGGAGCATCAAATTCCTGCGTTGGATTTGAAAGTATTGAACGTTTTGAATTAACCGCAAAAAAATCAAAAACCAAAGCTTCCGGAGCTGGAGGAACGGGTATGAAAACGCAGATTTCGGCACATAATAAATTACAACTCGGAAGTTGGAAAAACACGGATTTTGGGATTGTGATTTTTGATCTTTCGCATGTTAATGAAGCTTTAGAATCTTTTAAGGCAAAACCGGTTCACGGCATTATTGGCGCTGATGTTTTGCTTGAGGGCAAAGGAATTATCGATTATTACAATCATTATTTGTATTTGAAATTGTAA
- a CDS encoding CHAT domain-containing protein, giving the protein MNLYNLYGLIFLFFSLNLSAQNQEDKIYNAVDTFVANPSAKAIENLNTIEADFWKSSRPKTKDELLAIVVLNCNKAYYENQFGQTEKAISSYEKAWQIYQKNKLSNYDIIEYCLKPLGNLYTVLGDYDSAENTIKQYFFIVNTSKNYPDAAKQKFAAILNLSNVYQSSGKISLAIELLESTLKTEKLSNSQKGILLNNLGNSYLLSSAGNLMRPETHQKAQKSFELAVEYLKNEKQQSETLSNSYRNLSLLNRQRQNFEIASSYLAKAEKLFLETKNRQPRKLAKLYYEKALLLFDEQKYDESAKQIQAIFKILIPNYNSKNILPNQNQLYAETVLIDVLDLQAEIFFKQNQLKKSLETFRLSFDIEDLLMNVLVYENSKIITQIRARNRTEKCISIYNELFKKQNKTKYLEDAFQLSERTKSGILKGYRSNIKNASAEEKQLLQQLQTLNNNILKEQQKGDLANISSINSAIKKQNELMLSLKKIQTESSNYIPENCDIKALLSKLEKDKAILLYYFMGSERLYYFILQNNRIALNHINITDIAIPKIVQFIDYFNNANNITDDISGYNHYGNVTYNVLKLPQNAIYNNLIIVPDGILNFLPFEALITQESNTTNFAKMHYLLNDFKIAYNNSASNYLNSKPILKSEKTVLGVFPIFEKTAFELSYSKKELESIRSNFKGKYLENSEASFSNFKNNASKYSILHLSTHASSGDIETPASIKFYDQEILYSELYNLNINPDLVVLSACETGIGKLYKAEGAMSVARGFQFAGAQNLMFSLWKVNDYTTSVFMADFYKNIKNDVPYFEANSNAKIDFLNDKSIPNAKKSPYYWSSFVYYGSISTEEKSGNYIFYIISLLSVIGLFLVFNHYRKWKIFTRFSKKRITKK; this is encoded by the coding sequence ATGAACTTATATAACTTATATGGTTTAATTTTCCTTTTTTTCAGTCTGAATCTGTCAGCGCAGAATCAGGAAGATAAAATATACAATGCGGTTGATACTTTTGTGGCGAATCCTTCGGCGAAAGCCATAGAAAACCTGAATACTATTGAAGCTGATTTCTGGAAGAGTTCAAGACCAAAAACTAAAGATGAATTATTGGCGATTGTCGTTTTAAATTGCAATAAAGCGTATTATGAAAATCAATTCGGGCAAACCGAAAAAGCGATTTCGAGTTACGAGAAAGCCTGGCAAATCTATCAGAAAAACAAACTTAGCAATTATGATATTATAGAATATTGTCTAAAACCTTTAGGCAATTTATATACGGTTTTGGGAGATTATGACAGCGCCGAAAATACTATAAAACAATACTTTTTTATTGTAAATACTTCTAAAAATTATCCCGACGCTGCAAAACAAAAATTTGCTGCGATTCTGAATTTATCGAATGTTTATCAGAGTTCGGGTAAAATTTCTTTGGCAATTGAATTGTTAGAAAGCACTTTAAAAACAGAGAAATTATCAAATTCCCAGAAAGGAATTTTATTGAATAATTTGGGGAATAGTTATTTATTAAGTTCCGCAGGAAATTTAATGAGGCCTGAAACGCATCAAAAAGCCCAAAAATCATTTGAATTGGCTGTTGAATATTTGAAAAATGAAAAGCAACAATCCGAAACTTTATCTAATTCTTATCGAAATCTTTCGCTTCTAAATCGTCAAAGGCAAAACTTTGAAATTGCATCTTCTTATTTAGCAAAAGCTGAAAAGTTATTTTTAGAAACAAAAAATCGTCAACCCAGAAAACTTGCAAAACTATATTATGAAAAAGCGCTTTTACTTTTTGATGAACAAAAATATGATGAAAGTGCGAAACAGATTCAGGCAATTTTTAAAATCTTAATTCCGAATTACAATTCTAAAAACATACTTCCTAATCAAAATCAATTGTATGCCGAAACGGTTTTAATTGATGTTCTGGATTTACAAGCAGAAATTTTCTTTAAACAAAATCAGCTTAAGAAATCGCTTGAAACTTTCAGACTTTCTTTTGATATTGAAGATTTGTTAATGAATGTTTTGGTTTATGAAAACTCAAAAATCATTACACAAATCAGAGCCCGAAATCGTACTGAAAAATGTATTTCGATTTATAATGAATTATTTAAAAAACAAAACAAAACAAAATATCTGGAAGATGCTTTTCAATTATCTGAAAGAACAAAATCAGGTATTTTAAAGGGTTATCGTTCGAATATTAAAAACGCTTCCGCAGAAGAAAAACAGCTTTTACAGCAACTTCAAACTTTAAATAATAACATTCTAAAAGAACAGCAAAAGGGAGATTTGGCTAATATTTCTAGTATTAATTCGGCGATAAAAAAGCAAAATGAATTGATGCTTTCACTGAAGAAAATCCAAACGGAAAGCTCTAATTATATTCCTGAAAATTGTGACATAAAAGCCCTTTTATCAAAACTGGAAAAAGATAAAGCGATATTACTTTACTATTTCATGGGTTCTGAAAGGCTTTATTATTTCATTTTACAGAATAACCGAATTGCTTTAAATCATATTAATATCACTGACATTGCAATTCCAAAAATTGTACAGTTTATAGATTATTTCAACAATGCAAACAACATTACAGATGACATTTCCGGATACAATCATTACGGAAATGTAACTTATAATGTTCTCAAATTGCCTCAAAACGCAATTTACAATAACCTCATCATTGTTCCTGACGGGATTTTGAATTTTCTGCCTTTTGAAGCTTTAATTACACAAGAATCAAACACAACTAATTTTGCCAAAATGCATTATTTACTGAATGATTTCAAGATTGCTTATAATAATTCGGCTAGTAATTATCTGAATTCTAAACCGATTTTAAAATCAGAAAAAACAGTTTTAGGAGTTTTTCCTATTTTCGAAAAAACAGCTTTTGAATTGAGTTATTCGAAGAAAGAATTAGAATCAATTCGAAGTAATTTCAAAGGAAAATATTTAGAAAATTCTGAGGCGAGTTTTTCTAATTTCAAAAATAATGCAAGCAAATATTCTATTTTGCATTTAAGTACACACGCTTCTTCGGGCGATATTGAAACTCCAGCAAGTATTAAATTTTATGATCAGGAAATTTTGTATTCGGAATTATATAATTTGAATATTAATCCGGATTTAGTGGTTTTAAGCGCCTGCGAAACCGGAATTGGAAAACTCTACAAAGCCGAAGGCGCGATGAGCGTCGCAAGAGGTTTTCAGTTTGCCGGAGCTCAGAATTTAATGTTTTCTTTATGGAAGGTAAACGATTATACGACATCGGTTTTTATGGCTGATTTTTATAAGAACATTAAAAATGATGTTCCGTATTTTGAAGCTAATTCAAATGCTAAAATTGATTTCCTAAACGACAAATCAATTCCAAATGCTAAGAAATCTCCTTATTACTGGAGTTCTTTTGTGTATTATGGTTCTATTTCGACAGAAGAAAAATCAGGAAATTATATCTTTTACATCATTAGTTTATTGAGTGTAATTGGTTTATTTTTGGTTTTCAATCATTATCGAAAATGGAAAATCTTCACGAGATTCTCAAAAAAGAGAATTACAAAAAAATAA